The genomic region aaagaaaagacaaaaaatACTCTCGTCGTGTCGTGTGGTGTGTCGGTGCTGGTCGTGGTCGTAAAGTTATGCCATGCTTTgcgcttctgctgctgctgctgctgctgctgctgctgctgcgtgTTGCTTCGGGTGACGTCGAACGCGCGCGTGGAGAGTGAGTGGGTGAAGTGGGTGTGGACAAAGTAGGGATGTTTCCTGCGCTCAGGTTGGCTGGAAGTTTCCCAGTTCCGGCTTCTGGTAGGCCCAATGAGGGTGGTTGTGTGCTTGTTTACCGGGGTCGCCCCGTTGCCAGGGTGATTGCGCCTCGAAATCAAGGCCCGAAACACCGGAACCGCTTGGACGTGCCGAGGCCGTTTGATAAGATAGATACAGAGTACATGCCCCGCGATTTGACCCCACCATGGTTTTGTTCCCTTGTACCCTTTGGCCACAAAGCaaatcaacaacaaaactTGGATTAACAGACAGGGACCACCGCTCTAGACAAGCAccaaaagtaaacaaacacCATCCATCTACAAGCTCTACTACCAACTCATTAACCCTCTTCCTCTATCGAACCCTCCTCGCAACTGGCTTTGTGGTTTCACCACCTTGCCCTGCAAAACCGTAAATTTGACGATGCCTTCGCAGTCTTCTGGCTTCACTCTCGCCAGCCAGATGCATTGCGCTGCGCCCAagtcgtcctcgccctcctgtGGCTTGATTGGCACCACGCgctgcctctcctcctcggtcagCTTGCCCAGCTCCACCTCGTCCAAACCGAATGCGTCTGGTCTTCGATAAATCATCACATTGGCGCTGTACTTGTGTCCTCCGACGTGACTGATAAAGTAGATGCCCACGCCCCCTGGTCGTTCATCGTCTAAATCGCGGTAGAGACCTAGTGGTGCTAGGTGCCTCTGGAATTCTTTTCGGAGAAGAGGCGCGCTCTGGCCGCAGCGTGCATCGCGGGTCTTTTGAGAGCAGAGCAGGATAAGAGCGCGATGTGGTGACGGCCGTGTTGTGATGTCCTTCAGCATGGCAGGCGTTGGTTCTGGAAGATGGGCTGTcatggatggggggatggaaATTGGCTCGAGTGGCGAGGT from Podospora bellae-mahoneyi strain CBS 112042 chromosome 4, whole genome shotgun sequence harbors:
- a CDS encoding hypothetical protein (EggNog:ENOG503NXDI; COG:S), which translates into the protein MASGIKSLINSAKALYIGNSGSKAELPDLFPVVDKEIDGEDCDRDCSNCVVQYPKSFKIDETDALYGFVKGWSTHVLVATGKSDWVRDVADEKGSIMQAISHAKAPSNGRLMVSASNIPTPHRTTSYSEPTTVLVLPAFAVVENVTPATVPTLVSIINDSPTSTSPLEPISIPPSMTAHLPEPTPAMLKDITTRPSPHRALILLCSQKTRDARCGQSAPLLRKEFQRHLAPLGLYRDLDDERPGGVGIYFISHVGGHKYSANVMIYRRPDAFGLDEVELGKLTEEERQRVVPIKPQEGEDDLGAAQCIWLARVKPEDCEGIVKFTVLQGKVVKPQSQLRGGFDRGRGLMSW